In Streptomyces sannanensis, the DNA window TCAGTTCGGGTCCGGGGTGAACGTGACCGGCAGCAGCTCGGGCCCGCGCAGTCCGCCGGGCCGCCACCGCAGTTCGCCGGGCGGCACGGCCAGGGCGATACCGGGAAGACGGCGCAGGGCGGTCCCGATCGCGACCTGACCCTCCAGCCGGGCCAGCGGCGCCCCCAGACAGTAGTGGATGCCGTGCCCGAACGCGAGATGGGCGTTGTCCTGCCGGGTGATGTCCAGCCGGTCGGGGTCGGCGAACCGCGCCGGGTCGCGGTCGGCGATGGCGGACGCGATGAGCACGGTCGCCCCGCGCGGGATGTTCACGCCCGCGATGGAGACGTCCTCGCGCGCGAAACGGGCGATGCCGGGGCTGACCGGTCCGTCGTAGCGGAGGAACTCCTCGATCGCGCCGGGCAGCAGCGCCGGATTGTTCCGCAGCGTCTCCAACTGCTCGGGGTGGGCGAGCAGTGTGGCGATGCCGCTGCCGATCAGGTTGACCGTGGTGATGTATCCGGCCACCAGGAGCAGGAACGACATGGCGATCAGCTCGTCCTCGGTCAGCTGCTGCTCCTCGTCCCGGGCGGCGATCAGCTCGCTGAGCAGATCGTCCGCGGGCCGGTCCCGTTTGGCTTCCAGGAGCTTGGTCAGGTACGAACGCATCTGCCGCCATGCTGCGTCGACCACGGCCGGGTCCGGCCGGCGTACCCCTCGCATGATCATCTCGTCGGTCCACCGCTGGAAGTCGTGCCGGTCCGTCACGGGCACGCCGAGCAGTTCGCTGATGACGGTGACGGGAAGGGGCAGCGCGAAGTCCGCGACGAGGTCGGCGCGGCCGGCCGGCACGATCGCGTCCAGCAGTTGGTCGGTGATCTCCTGGATGCGGGGCCGGAGTTCGGCCACCCGGCGCGCGGTGAACGCCTTCGACACCAGGCGGCGCAGGCGGGTGTGGTCGGGCGGGTCGCTGCGGAGCATGTTGCTCATCAGCGACTCGCGTTCCGTCACGGGCAGCTGCTCCATGAGCCGGGGATCCGACGCGTCGCGGATGTCGCTGCTCAGCCGCGGGTCCGACAACGCCGCGAGACCGTCCTCGTAGCGCGTGACCAGCCAGGCGTCCAGGTCGCCGGCGAGCACGGCGCGGCGCACCGGGCCTTCCTCACGCAACTGCCGGTAGAGCGGGAAGGGGTCCGCGGCGAAGGCCGGGTCGGTATAGGGCAGAAGTACCGGCTGCTGTCTCATCTTGCCTCCCGGGGAACGTCACGAGCGTTCACGAGCGTCTACAACGGAATGATCAGGACTTGAGGGTATATGTCCGAGTGTGATGGATTCAGGGATTTCCCCGAAGGGAGCAGTCGGCATGGAGCGGACCACGTGCTGCGTGGTGGGCGGCGGCCCCGCCGGAATGGTCCTCGGCCTGCTGCTGGCCCGTGCAGGTGTGGCGGTCACGGTCCTGGAGAAGCACGGTGACTTCCTGCGCGACTTCCGCGGCGACACCGTGCATCCGTCCACCCTGGCACTGCTGGACGAGCTGGGCCTGGCCGAGCGGTTCGCCCGTCTGCCGCATCGGCGGGTGAGGACCGTACAGCTGCCGGTCGGACCGGGCCGTTCGCTGGTCACCGTCGGAGACATCGGCTCGCTGCGGGGCAGGTACAACTACATCGCGATGGTGCCGCAGTGGGACCTGCTCGACCTCCTGGCGGACGAGGCCCGGCAGGAACCGTCCTTCTCCCTGCGGATGAGCACCGAGGCGACCTCCTTCCTGATGGAGCGCGGACGGGTCAGGGGGGTGCGCTACCGCACCTCCGACGGCCGTACCGGTGAGCTGCGGGCCACGCTCACCGTGGCCTGCGACGGCCGGGGCTCGCTGGCCAGGTTGCTGCCGGAACTCGGACTGCGGAAGTTCAGCTGCCCGATGGACGCCTGGTGGTTCCGGCTGCCGCGGCGCGAGGACGACCCACAAGGGCTCGTGGGAGCTGCCGGCGACCGGTTCTTCACCGCCATGATCGACCGCGGGGACTACTGGCAGTGCGCCGCGCTGATCCCCAAGGGAACCGACGCCCAGCGCCGCGCCGCCGGTCTCGAACGGTTCATGGCCGAGTTCACGGCCGCCGCCCCATGGCTCGCGGACCGGGTGCACGCGTTGCGCTCGTGGGACCAGGTGAGGCTCCTCGACGTACGGCTCGACCGCCTCCGGCGCTGGCACCGCCCGGGGCTGCTGTGCATCGGCGACGCGGCGCACGCGATGTCGCCGGTCTTCGGCATCGGCATCAACCTCGCCGTCGAGGACGCCGTGGCCGCCGCGAGGTACCTCGTCGAGCCGCTGCGCGCCGGTACGGTCGGCCTGCGGGACGTACGCAGCGTGCAGCGCCGCCGGTGGCCCACCACGGCCGCGACGCAGGCACTGCAGCGGCTCGCCCACAAGCAGGTCGTCGAACCGCTGCTGGCGGGACGCTCGCCCTTCGGAAACCCCAGGCGGGCGCAGCGGATGACCGAACGCATCACGACCTCGCGCTGGCTGAACCGGGTGCCGGCGTACTTCTTCGCCTACGGCGCCGTACGCGAGCGCCCCCCGGCGGCCTCGGTACGGTGAGCCGACCGCGCTCACCCGGCGGGGGCGCGCTGTGAGGCGGGGCGTCCGTGCGGCGCGCACTGGGGCGCCGCACGGACGCATGGCCGTCTGCCGCGGGGATGACGGCCACAGCATCGGCGGCGCCGTCTCCGCCGAGTAGATCCGGCTCTCATCCGACCGCAGGTCGACGGATGAACCTCCCCCTGGAGGCTCACCCGTGATCCTGCCCCGGCGGACGGCCCGAGGCCCGCAACACGACGCAATGGCCGGCCGTGGCAGGTGCCGGCTCGCCATGCGGTGGAACCGGACGAGGACGCGGTCACGGGCCGGGCGAAGGGCACATGGCGGCTCAGTCGCGGCCGCGGGCCCGCTTGAAGCGGACGAGGCCGTCGGACAGGTCGACGACGGGGTCCGGATAGTCGTATGCGGCACGTTCCGGCCCCCGGAGTCTCCAGGGCTCGTGCACAACCGGCGCACGGAGACCCTCGAGCTCCGGCACCCAGCGACGGACGTACACACCGTCCGGGTCGTACCGCTTGCCCTGGACCACCGGGTTGAGTACCCGGTGGGGCCGCGTGTCCGTGCCCGTCCCCGCGACCCACTGCCAGTTCAGCTGGTTGTTGGCCACGTCGCCGTCGACCAGCAGGTCCAGGAAATGACGGGCGCCGACGCGCCAGTCCACGTACAGCGTCTTGGTGAGAAAGCTCGCCGTCAGCAGCCGTCCGCGGTTGTGCATCCAGCCCTCGTGCAGCAGCTGGCGCATGGCGGCGTCGACCACCGGATAGCCGGTGCGGCCCTCCTTCCAGGCGGCGATCTCCTCCGCGGCCGAGTCCTCCGACCGCCAGTGATCGTGCCGGGTGCGGTAGTCGGCCGTGGCTGCCGCGGGCCGGGCAGCCAGTACCTGGTGGTGGAAGTCCCGCCAGGCGAGCTGCCGTACGAAGGCATCGGCGCCGGGGCCGCCCGCGGCGCGCGCCCGGTGCACGAGTTCGACGGGGGAGAGAGTGCCGAAGTGCAGGTGCGGCGAGAGCCGGGAGGTGGCGTCTCCGGGCAGGTCGTCGTGGCGGTCCGCGTAGTCCGCGAGACTGCCGCGCAGCCAGATGGCGAGCCGCCTCCGTCCCTCCTTCTCCCCTCCCGTGCTCAGTCCCTCCGAGACGCCGGCGACGTCCTTGCGGGACGGAAGCCTTTCGGAGGAGACAGCGTCCGGGACCCGCACCGTCCGGGGTGCTCCGAGCACGTCGCGCAGGCGCTCCTGCGCCCAGCGGCGGAAGTACGGGGTGAAGACGGCGTAGTGGTCCGAGCCGCTCGGTGTGACGGCGCCCGGCGCGAGCGCGGTGATCACGGTGTCGTGGACGTGCAGGCGGCGGCCCTCGGATTCCAGGGCCCGCCGCAGCCGTTCCTCGCGACGTTGGGCGTATCCGCTGACCCCCGCCGCCATGTGCACCTCGTCGGCGTCCGATTCGACGACGATCCTGCACACCTGGTCGACGACGTCTCCGGAGCGGACGACGAGACGCCCGCCGCGTTCGCGTAGCCCCGCGTCGAGATCCGTCAGGCAGTCCGCGAGGAAGGCCTCCCGGTTGGGCGCCGGGAAGCCCGCGGCATGGATGCCGTCGTCGCGCACGAACAGCGGCACCACCTGCTCGGCGGAACCTAGCGCGGCCCGCAGTGGCGGATGGTCGTGCAGCCGCAGGTCGGAGGTGAACAGGACGACCGAGACATTGGCCGCGGTACTCATGGAGTCACTCCGGGACGGATCGAGGGCACAGAACGGTGCCGTGGTGTGTTTCGGCCGGCGGGCCCATGACGGATGCGCCCCTCACCGCGCCGGCTTCGACCGTTTCCCGCGAGCCGCCATGCCCTTGGCGGCGGCCTGCGCGATGTTCTGCGCCATGCCGCCGAACACGATGGCGTGGAAGGGCGAGACGCCCCACCAGTAGACGTGGCCCAGCAGTCCGTGCGGATGGAACAGGGCCCGTTGCCGGTAGCGTGCCCGGCCGTTGCCCTCGGCCTCGGCGTACATCTCCAGCCAGGCCAGGCCCGGCAGCCTCATCTCGGCGCGAAGCCGCAGCAGACGGCCCGGTTCGATCTCCTCGACCCGCCAGAAGTCCAGCGAGTCGCCGACCCTGAGCCGTTGCGCGTCGCGACGGCCGCGGCGCAGCCCCACTCCGCCCACCAGCCGGTCCAGCCAGCCGCGCACGGCCCATGCGAGCGGGAAGGAGTACCAGCCGTTGTCGCCGCCGATGCCCTCGATGACCCGCCACAGCGCTTCCGGGGCCGCGTCGACGGTCAGCTCGCGGTGGTCGGTGTAGAGGCTGCCGCCTGCCCAGTCGGGGTCGGTGGGCAGCGGGTCGCTGGGCGCGCCGGGCACCGAGGCCGACGACCAGCGGGTGCTGACCTGGGCTTCCCGGACCCGCTGGAGGGCCAGCGCCACCGCGGCGTCGAAAGTGGCCGGCCGCCCAGGAGGGTCGGGAACATACCGTGCGATGTCGTGCTCCCGGCAGACGACCTCGAGGCGCAGCGATTCGGTGAGCGGACGGGCGATCGAGGCAGGCACCGGGGTGACCAGCCCGACCCAGTGGCTGGAGAGCCTCGGCGTCAGTACCGGGACGGGCACGATCAGCCGACGCGGGAGTCCGGCGACCGCCGCGTACCGGTGCATCATCTCCTGGTAGGTCAGGACGTCCGGGCCGCCGATGTCGAAGGCACGGTTCACATCGTCGGGCATGCTCGCGCTGCCCACCAGATACCTCAGTACGTCCCGTACGGCGATCGGCTGGATCCGGGTGCGCACCCAGCTAGGGGTGATCATGACCGGCAGGCGTTCGGTGAGATAGCGCAGCATCTCGAAGGACGCCGAACCCGAACCGATGATGACCGCCGCCCGCAGCACCGTCGTCGGCACACCCGAGTCCAGCAGGATCCGCCCGACTTCCGCACGCGACCGCAGATGGGGCGACAGCCGCGCCTCGGGCACCCCCGCGGGTGTGAGCCCGCCCAGATAGACGATGCGCCGGACGCCGGCGGCACGGGCCTGCTCGCCGAAGACCCGTGCCGCCGTCCGGTCGGTCTCCTCGAAGCCGCGTCCGGTGCCGAGGGCATGCACCAGGTAGTACGCGACGTCCATCCCGCGCATTGCCTCACCCAGCGACTCCGGATCGGTCACATCGCCCCTCACGACCTCGGTGCTGCCCGCCCACGGATGGTCCCGCAGCTTGCCGGGGGAGCGGGCCAGACAGCGGACCCTGTGGCCCTCGGCGAGCAGTTCGGGCACCAGCCGGCCCCCGACGTAGCCGGTAGCGCCGGTCACCAGACAGCTCAGGCCGCGCGGGGCGTCATCGCGCCTCATGAAGCCGCCTCCCTCCGTCGTCGCGTTCGCCGTCACGTCGTCACCTGCTTCTGCTCCATCGTCCCCGGTGGATGCGGACACCGGCCACCGCGAGGGGCCGGCCCGCGGCCGGCTGCTCGGACCACCTCGCGGGGATCGTTCCGGGGAGGAAGCCCCGGTACGCCCGTAGCGGAGGAGGACGACGCCGTTGCCGAAGGCCCGGATCTCGGCGAGCCGGAGACCGGTCCTGGCGTCCGATGCCCCGAACAGCGGTCCGCCTTGCCCGATGAGGACCGGATGGACGTAGAGGCGGTACTCGTCGATCAGGTCGTGCCGCATGAAGGCGCGCCGAGGCCGGCGCCACCGAGCGCCAGATCCCCGCCCGGCTGTGCCTTGAGTGCCGTGATCTCCTCGACGACGACGTCCCGCATCACGGTGGTGTTCCAGCCGGCCCGCTCCAGATTACTGGAGCACACGATCTAGGGCATATCCCGCCAAATAAGGGCGAACTCTGCCACGGGTGCGCTGCTCGACGGATCGGAGTCGGCGGTCGGCCAGAACCCGGCCATGAGCTCATAGGTGATGCGCCCGTCCAGAAGGGCGCCCATCGCCCCGACCTGCTCGTTGAAGTGGCTGTGCAGCTCGTCGTCGACCATGTGCCGGTCGAGCTCGCCGCCCGGTCCCGCGATGCAGCCGTCGAGGGACACCGGCATCATCAGGACGATCTTCCTCGTCGTGGTCCCTTCCGGCGCCATCGGAAGCCGGGCTCCACCGGCCGGATCGTGCCCTTGTGCCGGGGCCGGGTCAAGGTCCACTCGGGTGGGTGCGCCGACCGGACCGTCGGGCCGGTGTGCTGAACTGTCCGGAGTCTCCACAAGAGCGCGCGAAAGAACAGGAACACCGTTGAGCAGCTACCGTCAGCCGGGCACCGTCCTCACCGACCACCGTTTCACCGTCCCGCTCGACCACTCCGACCCCTCGGGTGAGCGGATCGAGCTCTACGCCCGTGAGGTCGTCGCAGGCGCCAAGGCCGGTGCCGATCTGCCCTGGCTGGTGTATCTGGAGGGCGGCCCCGGCTGCGGCGCACGGCGCTTCGTCGGCAAGCAGGCCTGGCTGGGGCGCGCCCTTCAGGACTACCGGGTGCTGCTGCTGGACCAGCGTGGCACCGGCCTCTCCACCCCCGCCAACCGGCAGACCCTGGCGCTGCGCGGCGGTCCGCAGGAGCAGGCCGACTACCTCGCGCACTTCCGTGCAGACAGCATCGTCCGCGACTGCGAGCTCATCCGGAAGCAGCTGACCGGCGGCGCCCCCTGGACCGTACTCGGCCAGAGCTTCGGCGGCTTCTGCGCCACCCACTATCTGTCCACGGCTCCCGAGGGTCTGCACACCGTCCTGATCACCGGCGGCCTGCCCTCGCTCGACGCGAGCGCCGAGGACGTCTACCGCGCCGCGTATCCGCGCATCGAGCGCAAGAACGCCGCCCACTACGCCCGGTACCCGCAGGACGTCGAGCGCGCCCGCCGTATCGCCGAGCACCTGGCCGAGCACCGGCCCGTGCTGCCCAGCGGTTACACGCTGACCCCGCAGGCGTTCCAGTCCCTCGGGCTCATGCTGGGCACGGGCGACGGCAGCCACCAGCTGCACTACCTGCTGGAGAACGCCTTCGTCCGTACGCCCGCCGGCCATGTGCTGTCCGACACCTTCCAGGAAGCGGTGCACGCCGCGCTCTCCTTCGCGGCTCGCCCCCTCTACGCGGTCCTGCACGAGCCGATCTACGCCCAGGGCACGCGGCCCACCGCTTGGGCCGCCGACCGGGTACGCGACGAATTCCCGCAGTTCGACGCCGGCAAGGCGCTCGCCGCGGACGCTCCGCTGCTGTTCACCGGTGAGACCATCCACCCCTGGCACTTTGAGACCGACCCGGCGCTGCGCCCGCTGCGCCGGACCGCCGAGCTCCTCGCCGCCCGTACCGACTGGTCCCCGCTGTACGACGCGAACCGGCTCGCCGCCAACGAGGTTCCGGTCGCTGCCGCCGTGTACCACGACGACATGTACGTCGAGACCGCGCACTCGCTGCAGACGGCACGCACCATCCGCGGTCTGCGCACCTGGGTCACCGACGAGTACGAGCACGACGGCCTGCGGGCGAGCGGCGGCCGCGTGCTGGACCGGCTGCTCGCGCTGGTACGCGACGAGGCGTGAGCGCGGCGCGGGCGGACGGAGGGTCAGCGCTCCGAGGCGTACGACACGAAGTCCGCCCACGCACGCGGCGCGAACGCGAGCTGTGGGCCCTCCTTGTCCTTGGAGTCGCGGACGTGCACGGTGCCGGGGGTGGCTGCGGTCTCGACATGCGACACCTGCGACCGCGCCTTCCGCGCCCCGGAACCAGGGCACTGCCGTGACTGTGCACCCGCGACGGGGACCATGAATGCCGCCTGATGCGCGGCGAAGTCCGAATCGGAGATCAAGCTGTGCTCTCGGGCGGAAACTCGGTTGCGAAGAGCTTGAGCACCGTGGCGAAGATGCCTGCATGAGCCGAGAGACGGACGAGGTGCGCGAAGCGATCGCATGCGAGCTGCGTCTGATGGACCCCGGTGTGCGTACGTCACGCACGCTTGCCCGGCAGCTGCTGGACCCGTCCTTTGTAGAGGTCGGCGCTTCGGGTCGGCGGTGGACATATGAGGAGATGCTTGCCGAGCTGCCCGAGATGGACGGCTCGGAAGAAAGCAGTCCGCGCTATGAGCCCTCAAAATTCACGGGCGTCCTGCTGGCACCCGGGCTGGTGCATCTCACCTACGAGACCACGATCGGTGGGAACCGGGCACGGCGGAGTTCGCTCTGGCGTAAGCAGGATCCAGGCTCGACATGGCGGATGTACTACCACCAGGCCACACCCATCCCGCCCGAG includes these proteins:
- a CDS encoding DUF2867 domain-containing protein, with protein sequence MRHDLIDEYRLYVHPVLIGQGGPLFGASDARTGLRLAEIRAFGNGVVLLRYGRTGASSPERSPRGGPSSRPRAGPSRWPVSASTGDDGAEAGDDVTANATTEGGGFMRRDDAPRGLSCLVTGATGYVGGRLVPELLAEGHRVRCLARSPGKLRDHPWAGSTEVVRGDVTDPESLGEAMRGMDVAYYLVHALGTGRGFEETDRTAARVFGEQARAAGVRRIVYLGGLTPAGVPEARLSPHLRSRAEVGRILLDSGVPTTVLRAAVIIGSGSASFEMLRYLTERLPVMITPSWVRTRIQPIAVRDVLRYLVGSASMPDDVNRAFDIGGPDVLTYQEMMHRYAAVAGLPRRLIVPVPVLTPRLSSHWVGLVTPVPASIARPLTESLRLEVVCREHDIARYVPDPPGRPATFDAAVALALQRVREAQVSTRWSSASVPGAPSDPLPTDPDWAGGSLYTDHRELTVDAAPEALWRVIEGIGGDNGWYSFPLAWAVRGWLDRLVGGVGLRRGRRDAQRLRVGDSLDFWRVEEIEPGRLLRLRAEMRLPGLAWLEMYAEAEGNGRARYRQRALFHPHGLLGHVYWWGVSPFHAIVFGGMAQNIAQAAAKGMAARGKRSKPAR
- a CDS encoding deoxyribodipyrimidine photo-lyase; its protein translation is MSTAANVSVVLFTSDLRLHDHPPLRAALGSAEQVVPLFVRDDGIHAAGFPAPNREAFLADCLTDLDAGLRERGGRLVVRSGDVVDQVCRIVVESDADEVHMAAGVSGYAQRREERLRRALESEGRRLHVHDTVITALAPGAVTPSGSDHYAVFTPYFRRWAQERLRDVLGAPRTVRVPDAVSSERLPSRKDVAGVSEGLSTGGEKEGRRRLAIWLRGSLADYADRHDDLPGDATSRLSPHLHFGTLSPVELVHRARAAGGPGADAFVRQLAWRDFHHQVLAARPAAATADYRTRHDHWRSEDSAAEEIAAWKEGRTGYPVVDAAMRQLLHEGWMHNRGRLLTASFLTKTLYVDWRVGARHFLDLLVDGDVANNQLNWQWVAGTGTDTRPHRVLNPVVQGKRYDPDGVYVRRWVPELEGLRAPVVHEPWRLRGPERAAYDYPDPVVDLSDGLVRFKRARGRD
- a CDS encoding DUF397 domain-containing protein produces the protein MVPVAGAQSRQCPGSGARKARSQVSHVETAATPGTVHVRDSKDKEGPQLAFAPRAWADFVSYASER
- a CDS encoding nuclear transport factor 2 family protein; its protein translation is MSRETDEVREAIACELRLMDPGVRTSRTLARQLLDPSFVEVGASGRRWTYEEMLAELPEMDGSEESSPRYEPSKFTGVLLAPGLVHLTYETTIGGNRARRSSLWRKQDPGSTWRMYYHQATPIPPEDL
- a CDS encoding cytochrome P450, which produces MRQQPVLLPYTDPAFAADPFPLYRQLREEGPVRRAVLAGDLDAWLVTRYEDGLAALSDPRLSSDIRDASDPRLMEQLPVTERESLMSNMLRSDPPDHTRLRRLVSKAFTARRVAELRPRIQEITDQLLDAIVPAGRADLVADFALPLPVTVISELLGVPVTDRHDFQRWTDEMIMRGVRRPDPAVVDAAWRQMRSYLTKLLEAKRDRPADDLLSELIAARDEEQQLTEDELIAMSFLLLVAGYITTVNLIGSGIATLLAHPEQLETLRNNPALLPGAIEEFLRYDGPVSPGIARFAREDVSIAGVNIPRGATVLIASAIADRDPARFADPDRLDITRQDNAHLAFGHGIHYCLGAPLARLEGQVAIGTALRRLPGIALAVPPGELRWRPGGLRGPELLPVTFTPDPN
- a CDS encoding FAD-dependent oxidoreductase, with amino-acid sequence MERTTCCVVGGGPAGMVLGLLLARAGVAVTVLEKHGDFLRDFRGDTVHPSTLALLDELGLAERFARLPHRRVRTVQLPVGPGRSLVTVGDIGSLRGRYNYIAMVPQWDLLDLLADEARQEPSFSLRMSTEATSFLMERGRVRGVRYRTSDGRTGELRATLTVACDGRGSLARLLPELGLRKFSCPMDAWWFRLPRREDDPQGLVGAAGDRFFTAMIDRGDYWQCAALIPKGTDAQRRAAGLERFMAEFTAAAPWLADRVHALRSWDQVRLLDVRLDRLRRWHRPGLLCIGDAAHAMSPVFGIGINLAVEDAVAAARYLVEPLRAGTVGLRDVRSVQRRRWPTTAATQALQRLAHKQVVEPLLAGRSPFGNPRRAQRMTERITTSRWLNRVPAYFFAYGAVRERPPAASVR
- a CDS encoding alpha/beta fold hydrolase, with translation MSSYRQPGTVLTDHRFTVPLDHSDPSGERIELYAREVVAGAKAGADLPWLVYLEGGPGCGARRFVGKQAWLGRALQDYRVLLLDQRGTGLSTPANRQTLALRGGPQEQADYLAHFRADSIVRDCELIRKQLTGGAPWTVLGQSFGGFCATHYLSTAPEGLHTVLITGGLPSLDASAEDVYRAAYPRIERKNAAHYARYPQDVERARRIAEHLAEHRPVLPSGYTLTPQAFQSLGLMLGTGDGSHQLHYLLENAFVRTPAGHVLSDTFQEAVHAALSFAARPLYAVLHEPIYAQGTRPTAWAADRVRDEFPQFDAGKALAADAPLLFTGETIHPWHFETDPALRPLRRTAELLAARTDWSPLYDANRLAANEVPVAAAVYHDDMYVETAHSLQTARTIRGLRTWVTDEYEHDGLRASGGRVLDRLLALVRDEA